From the Gossypium hirsutum isolate 1008001.06 chromosome A02, Gossypium_hirsutum_v2.1, whole genome shotgun sequence genome, the window GATATGCATAATTGGAGCCATCAAGCAAAGAGAGCTTAGACAcaacttctttctttctttttctccatgttttaaCAACTAACAACAAGATATCCACCAACTACATATATGGATCTGATATTAAATGAAAGTATGGAAGTTGTTGAATTGTAATTCATGAAAGAATAAGTAAATGAAACAAAAACAGATGTATATATAGTTCAATTCAACAACCTACGCTATAAAATATTATTGAGTGAGATATCCAATACAAGATATGATTCAAGACCAATTGGTCCTTAAATTATTTCAACTTCACCATTGTACATCTATAATGAACTCCCTCACTATTGTTCTTCAAACCATTATATTTCCAAAGAGAAAAAATGCTTTAATATATAAACTTCAAGAATTCCATATATAAAGTTTTATAAATAACAcaagtatataatataatatttataataactatatataatctatgaattattgtggtaaatttattaactaaaaaaaagtaaaattgaaaataatgatgggaagtttttttttataatatttaaattattaaaataatttatgtactttaattatagtaaaattatattatttaataaattatgaaagtaGTGAGTACTTTTAGTAGATAAAAGCATTGTATctatttttgaagaaaaatgtgAGGGATGAAAAGCACATGTGACATCGCCAATTCAACTAAAATCGAGTAAAAAGTATATCATTGTTCTATGATTCCACATGAATTCAATCTTTcacttaaaacaaaaataaattataaaattaaaatattcaattagCATCAATGTCATCTTGCAactatatttaattaattaattaattgatgatTGCCCTTATACGACAAATTTTTTTTTGCTCTATGTGCCCTACtctataaataaacatttaattcatAACTAGCAATTAAGCTTACACAAagcaaatcatcaatttgaaggAGGATTtaataagctaattttttttaaagagtgtatatatatattttgctaGAAAATAGTTTTTAGTGGGggaatcaaaatataattttattatatttatgtaattttataaaaatttaaggggttaaatgataattttaccatttttagaGCCAAGATCATTGTCTGTTAAATCCTTAAATTAAAGGATAATATGTGTTTGAGCATGCTTAAATTTATTTTGCTAATTGAACTAAAACTTAATCGTTATTATAGTTAAGATTATAGTTAGGCTTaactaaatcaattaaattataatttaatcaaaataatttaatatgtaattttataaaaatttatggggttaaatgataaatttactatttttagaGCCAATGCCATTGTTCTCTTAATTCTTAAATTAAAGGATAATATGTATTTAAGCATGcttaaatttactttttcttaattattttcaaGGGCGAAACTAGGGCCTGGCAGGGccgacccccctaaaatgaaatttttttcatttaaggtctttgaaaattttaaaatttaaattagtaaaggtaaaattacacttcaGCTCcacccaaaaatgataaaattttaatataatcatttaaaaattataaaaataaaaaacagtgaAATTACATGttttctataataaaattatttaatcattattataattaaaagaatatatttagGCTCAACCAAAACAATTAAGTTatgatttaatcaaaataattgagATGTCAAATCAACTATTTTTAATGAAGCAAATCAATTTTGTTTGATATGAATAGGAGAATTAGGTAAGGTTTAGAAAACTACAAAGTGCTTATTAAAACATTTGATAATGCAATTGCAAAGTCATgtagaaaatcaaatcaaaatgatTTTCTCTGTTCttccatttacttttttttttttaataataaagattatagtgGAAGATGAAAAAGATGAGAACTTTTTCCCCCTCAACTTGCACCTCTCGAATATGATGAAAtcccaaaattaattaattaattaaaaccctaaaaagtaGTGGATGGGGTGAAGTGAAAATTAATGGAATTTTTTCGctcctttcttcttcttataaTACATTACAAGATATATGGCTGTTAATTAAGAATTTGTTTTGCCCTTTATTTTTTTCAGTTTAAACAATCtaatcatattttacttattttctttcttatcaACTAGAATTTAATTCAAATTGATATGCTTATCAGACACATCCTAAAAAAAATGCAACCCTTTGGTTATATTATTTACAGATTCTTGATGTGTCTCCCTGATGATATATCAGAGATTCTTCAACAAAATAAAACGTGTAGCGTctttgaataattaatttgatgtaatttctttttatttgtttttcacttaaaaaatttgattacaccacaaaatgaatattatttcattaaaattaattatgtcgTTAATATTAGACatgaaaaatcaaataagaaaataaaattattaaatttgagGTGATAAATGgtataagttaatatatatatatatgtaaaatgtagCTCTATATTAATATGAgagtaacttttttttaaatagaaaatgtaatttaatttaatttaacaaagATCTTTTAGATATTATCAATTGtacttcaattattaaattaaaaaataaaaagataaaattttaaataggtcTAATTATATCAGACATCCTTGAACTATAATTTTCATTCTAAATTGGTCTTTGAATTTCAGATCATTCTAATTATATTCTCAAACTACTAAAGTTATATTAATTAGGTATTTTCATcactaaaattgttaatttaactgttaaataACACGTTTGAttttatgtgacataatttaagaaaaaaatgaatattgtaaaatGGATGTTTTAAAAATCTTTCTTTTAACGTttacaaaaattttacaaaagttttatagtttactctcttttttttttcaattttactttatttttaatttttgcttttAAAACTTTTGctgcaacattttatttttattttaaatttacctACATAAGACTTGATTTATCATTTAACGATTAAACCAACCgttttaataatgaaaatgacTTGATTGGTATAGCCTCGATAGTTTAGGgatataattagaatattttaaaattgagaaCCGATTTAAAACAAATGCCATAATTTGGGCCTGATGCAATTAACtctttcaatatataaataaaaaactaaaagcaTAATTATACCTTAAATGCCCCCTTAatatcaaaatgaaaataaaagaaagaaaatggccCCTTCCCTTTCCATCCGTCTACAGCTTCTCAAATTAATTGCCATTGAGAAAACACAATTAAATGATGTCCCCTCGGGTCTAATTTTGTTTTATCTTCTTGTTTTCAAATAATATCGTTTTATCAATGAGTCTAATCATTGGAATAATTCATTCAAGTCCCATACCCTAGTGTAATTTCCTAGCCATAATCACATTGGACTCATTTTTTAAGTGAAATTAAAATGATTTCAAGATGGGAAATGGGAAACATAATATGAATTTCCTAATAGTATGAACATATTTAATTAGTCCTACATATGAACATTTTTAGAATAAAACTTAGAGAAGCTAGGTTGGAATAAGTCTTATTATATGAACATATTTAATTAGTCACACATATGACAATCATTGAATTTCTTAGCGAAGTTCTTATTTTACATGGAGAAGATATTGGTTCTTGATTCAGTTTAGACAACAATTTAATTAACAGCCCATTGACAATAATCATTGttttataaagaaagaaaagcctaaattattaaataaaacaagaatgtatcaaaatatatataaaaaaaatacacaaatatgatataaatattcaaatgaaagaaaatggaTTACTATATAGATCATATAAAACAAAGTGATTTCTGTTTATTCTTTGATATAAATTTATATCTATATAAATGCTTAACTTGAGTGACAGATAATTATTTTAACTGCAATATTATATATCAAAGAAAAGCAAGTGGCAAGCACAAAacttttcaaattattaacaacTTTCTTTTATATAATATGCAAATACAAAATATCAGCTTCAGATTCACCCTTTTTGTTTCTCCTTAAACATTTTCAAgtcaaaatatatgaaaatggaGACATCCAATTCAATCAAATGTGTAAATTCAAAGAAGGGGGGTTCCTAAAGAACTGATCTAGATCCTTTTTAAAAAATGGCTGCAGACACAAGAGCCATACTGCCATGGAAGAGGCTGGTTTGGTTAGGTTAAGACATGTGGGGAGCAAAATGCAATGCTCTCCATTCAGGGAATTAATGCATGCcaatgaatatgtatatataactaaaaaagggttttttttttttggtatgatAGCTTAGACATGCATTAGATGCCACTGAATGTCAGAAAATAATCAAAGGAACTATACATGCATGTATCTATATTGTAAATGTCCACtccatcataatatatatatattatcaaaggAACTATAGAAGAAAAGGGTAATCCCAGAAAATAAGGTTAGATGAAAGATTTAGATAATCTTTTATTATTGGAAACATAAAAGTAAGCAAAGCAAAGAGAGATAGTTTAATTAATATACAATGAGATCATCACctaggttttcttttttcttttttttcacaattttatcCCTCAATCTCCCTATTTTTAGATTCAAACACAACATTTTGAAAAATCTATGAAAATCATGTCTCACTCTCTTATATATAAAAGCTATGGTCGGGATTTATTATTAGTAAGGCTGTCGACCATGTACCCAACCATATGTCTCATGCCCTAATTGTGTTCCTCCATTGGAGACTAAATTAGGAGGCAAATTGTATATTGGAAGTGAAGATGGATCAAGCAGACCTGACTGCGGGCCGCTGCCGCCGCTTCTGATTGTCGGTGGAGAATTGGTTGCTCCACCGTGGATCTGATCCCCATGGCCGCCACCACCACCACTGACagtttcttcttcatcttctactACAGGCAGTCTTTCGTAAGTTGCGTTAGCAAAGGTTGCTGCAATGACCATAACAGGCCCTGCTGCGACTAGTGAACCGACGACGCTACCGCCGACGACTTGTCCTTGACCGCCAGCTAGGTATACGGTGAGCCCTGTTGAGCCAGGTGGTGCTGGTCCAGGCAAGAAAGCTCCAGTCAAAGACAAGATTTCGAACCTTCCTTGAAGAGCAACCACAGCACCAGGTGCTGCCGGTTGTCTTAGTGTAACGTTTGCTACGGAGCCACTGCCGCTAAGCACACAAACCCCACGTTGTCGTCTCCGAGCAAATTGGGCTATACTTTCAGCGACATCAGAGCCGCTTGCAACTTCCATGACGTGACTACGGAGCGCGTTTGGACTGTCCCTGGTGACGAAAATGGGCGGTTTAGGCTTGTTTTTGGAGCCTGGAGGTCGGCCTCTTGGTCTTCGGTTACCGATCTCGACAGCACCCTCTTTCGGCTCGTCGCCGGTGTCCCTATCATCGTCTTCTTCATCCCCTCCGACGTTGTTTCTGCTTTTTCCCATGTCGTTCATTGAAATCTCAAGGTCACGCTTGTCTAACCCTGGTGAATTACCTGCCGGGTCCATGCCTTGTAAACTCACTTGATTAACCCACCAAGGATTCGCCATAGCTGCAAATTGAACTCAAATAAACTAAACCGACGATCAAAAACCAGAACTGGGTCGATCTTTTCGCTTTGttttaacaattcaattaaaAGGGTTTCTTGAGATAACAAGAGAATTAGATGCAATTTTAAAACTGGGAATCGATTGTAGAGAGAAAGACCAACAACAACAAAAGGGAACTAATTAATCTGTGTTGAAGAGGGAACAAAGAAGATCAACGACCCAAAAATGTTtgaagaaaaacaaagaaccttTTTGTGGTAGCATCAAcacagagaaagaaagaaaatgagagagagagagaggagagaaaaaggaaagagaaagaaagaataaaCTAAAGCACTAAGAGATAAATTTATTgaagtatttaaaattaataaataaataaatagaactataCCAACACTTGAAAACAAAGGTTGGATCAaatgttcttttctttctttctaggttgaAACTGTATGTTTGTGTGTGTTCTTTATTTAGGTAGCTGTAGGCTTTGTGTGAATTATTAGTGTTACtttaatatgataataatgttctcaattacatattaatttttaagttgTGTTGTTCGTGTTATTTTCTTGTGTCTCTACATTATTGTCAAGGTAGGAGTTTCTTGATTCAAATACGTTGaagtgtattattttttttatttatgagttaAGGAGAAGTTATATGTGGTTTTAAGCAGTTTCACTTATATAAATTATATGCATTCGTGATTATTTATCTAATCAATAGatttattagatatatatatatttagtaatgatgattttgaaatttctaaaaatggtgaatttgacaaaactaattttatatatttattaaaatatatataatacattaaaattcAGTTAACTTATATACAGAATTTATACATTTCATTCTACCatttatataacaaataaaattaaaattcataatttaaaatcGGCATATAAGAAACTCAAGCTTCCAATACCGGTGCAATATATCATTAATTAGTGGTGACGAATGATAGGGAACAGCATcatttatgataataaaataaaaccaaacacACCCTAAACTATCTTACATATAATAATACCTATTTTAAACAGACAAAAGAGTTTGACCAATTGAGCAAGTTGCACAATTTTTATTGGTATATTATTATTGTCTCCggcttcattttcattttaggatCCAAAATGACTTTTcggaaaataatttttagaaattaatttatttttttgaaaaagttaatatctttttatgtttaaataaatttgtgtaaaatattttttattatttgatagaTTTCTTAAACATATTTCATAAAGTTGTTTTGAATGAAACAAACATATTGgagattttcttatatttttattgcttaattgagtttattttaatctataattttatattttatattgttttttcatatattaaaaatattttattaaattcaggttcattacaacatcatttttaATAACATAACTATCAAggtcgtatttttttatttaaaaatgtgacatcaaaaaaattgacaaaaaatttaacaatgtcaataattggacttgattttcaaatcttaaaagtaaagggactaaattcttgaaaataaaaatacagactaaattacaaatttgtgaagagtatatagatttatgacatattttaacctttatacaaCAAACATTTattgttaatatatttataattacaataaatatttattattaaaatattatattgaatattttcaataatatgttaagaatattatttataattattgttttaaaaattattattaaaataaaattaaatattaaatcattattaaaataataaattatattaatatattaataatttattatatgactaaatataaataattaaatatgtatgtttaataatattaaatatataaattttattaatatttaatattttaaaataaaaataaaatttattatcaacataataattttaaacttgatgtaagttgatttttatataaaataaaattacctacAGAGGAGCTCTTTTTCGGAAAATAACTTACGCTTTCATTTTATAggaaaaatggcttattttccaTTGACCAAATTATTTTCTATGAAACAAGCATAGGAAATGCAAAAATATGTTTCGTAAAACTTTTTAATGTAAACAACGGACCCTTAGTTGATGTGGAAAGGAAAAAGGTTAAGAATTCAATTTGAGTTCATAATTAGGTTTAATGGGCAGTAAATTTGATTACAGATTAAAACAAGTAATCGTGATGAGATTAGttactataataataaaattgatcaggataaatttaaaatcaattttaaaaaatatatttatattcaaaTGTAATAGTGATATCATTACAGTTAGAGAACAAAATAACTattgaagaaattaaattaaattaaatttatataaaatataattttacagtaaataattaatttatataaattattttatgtaattaataatatttatgaatatatttatatgtttaattgatgtagaaaaaatattaactattaagtaagaataatgaataaacaaatattataattgaaaatgttaaaataataaaacaaaatttgctATGACGAAAAGATGTACAATGCAAGGGTATTATACGTTGTGTgcaagcatttgggcttgtaatgcTTTGTGCCTTCTCGGGCTTTAAGTTGATTTACGCCGGCCGGCACTTTATTCAGTTGTAGTTTTTGGGCTAGGCATGTTTCACTATGATCCAGCATTACCCAAACAGATAAATAGGCAAGTAATTCTGGCCTAATTATCAATTTAGATTTGTAATAATAAGTGATGCTCCAAATTGTTTTGAAATCTGTAAATGTacgttataaaaataaaaatctcttCCTGCATTAGTAACAATGTCTATGCCAAGCGAACTCACTTCCTCTTGGATTAGTAATAATACTCATGCCAATTAAACTAAGACTCAGTTGGCAcattataaaaacttaaatgcatGTATACTTtctaaattgaatataatattttttagctTTTCGTTAGTGAAAAGATAATGGATGAAATGGGATCAGTTTTATAAATAGTATTCATATTTACATTCATATTTATAGAAGGATGACTAACCGTTAAATTCTTTTATATTTCAATCGGCCACTTTGTTAAGTACTCGATACAAGAGTGCTAGTAGGGTGAACTCCCAACCATATTTGGGGATAAGAGTGAGTTCCTCTAGCAAAACTTATCTATATCATAAGCATTCCACCAATCATATAGAGTCACAGTAGTGACAACAACACTTTCAATTGGAAGGATCATGATGATGGCTACATTTTTCAACATAGTTGTCACTTCATCGTAAGGAAAGTGAAGTTGAGAGTCTTTGATGTCCATCTTTCCACAAAGCTATAAGCAACGATAATTGCATTGGATTTTGAAGTATTACATACATATTAAAAAACTGCTGCCTCTAGACATGCTTTTAGTCGACCTTACTCTTTATTTGGCATTAGATAACGTGCATGTTGTCAATTTGAAGATTTCATTCCTCAACCTAATAGTGCACAAAACAAAACAATCAATATACTATgtgtaacaaaataaaaattaaatattaacaataataaatactagATTAAATAACCAATTGATCAAAATTACCATATCCACATGTTATGCATATCTTGTTAGAATGTGCTTTGTCACCTTACCTTACCAATCACAATCTTATCTATGGGTGGCATCCCTCCAACTATGGTCCTCGCCAGTACATGCATGCTCGACACATGGAGTGATTTTAAACTATCTTGCCAAGACAAATGTTGAGTCTCTTCATTACACAATTACACAGATAGCCCATGTAGGctcttttcaaatccacatcaatCTAATCACAATCGAATCGCTAAATCTATTAGTTCTATTGTCGCCTAGTTAGAAGGCTATCATGTTTGTTAAGAGGTTAACCACAACAAGACCAACATAGACGTGTATCAAGACCTAATGCCAAGGGTAGTCAACCTTGAATATAACACCCCACCCTTAGCCTTAAAAGAGGATCTTCTTCTTCAACTTCTTCTCTTTATGCTCCTACCTTGCTTAACCTCCCACCAAATGGCTTTAGCAAATCACCACTGTATGAGCCACCCTCTTCATTCTTCTTGTTTTCCTCCTCAACATCACAACTACTAGAGCAATGTATTCCTTTAACAGAGCCACAACTACTCGAGGCCATTTTGTATTTATTAGGGCTAAACTCcctattaatcaaaattaaatacattaaattcaaaGAAACTCAATGCTCATAGGTGTCGAGTAGAATTGTCCATGAGTTTGGATTTGGACAAGGACTTTTGTTTTTGAATCGGCCCgactcaaattaaattaaataaatttaaaatatttttatttaaatttaattattaaaatacataaatattaatatgaaataatatattttattattttattatctttaaatttgtttgtttttgtgaAGAATAAAACACAAATTGGATTGAGttttagttaaaaatatatatattataaatatatttaactatttaaaaaataaacattagcCAATAACTAATCTACTTAACCTATTTTAACAGcatacaaaattaaattaatcatcaTAACCAATGTAATTCATCCAACTTATTAAATCGATTAAATCAGTTGCGTGgttaaaattgtaataaattatgTGAGTAATTGTCAGAAGATACCACCTCATCGATTGTCCCTAAACTAGTAGCCTATTTACAAGGTAAGCACCAATCTTTGGCCATTTGACTGCATATGATGGCAGGGAGGCTATAATATCAGAagtattacaaattaaaaaaaaacacttaaaacaCGAGTCAGGCTCCAACTAGACCTGATTATGGTCCGAGTCAGATTTAGACTGGGTCAATGCAAATTTTAACCTGTTTTTTAAGTTTGAGTTTGACCCAATCCAGAAAATGAGCCTAAATTTTGCCTAAGCTCGActcagataaaaatgttaaaacccgagTCTGATTGTTCAGTATCAAaactttttaatataaaaataaatttaaaaatataatatatcaatacactaaagcattaaaataaatgttttccaataaattaaaaatatattaaaaacatatttatatttaaataatactaaatagTTGCAGCTTAGCAAGCAAATacatctaaaatagtaacaaattaacaataaaataaagttatacaatatccaaataattataacaaaataatagtaatataataacaaaattgcGGCAAAATAATAACAAACAATAGTAGAAAAAAATTTAGGTAGATTTGAGCTAAGCTCGGGCCGAAAAGTCTTACTAGAGGCTTGATCCATTGTTTAGAAAACAAGCCttattttttgtctaaacccatttttcaagcttatatttttactcaaactctCTCACTTTTTGAGTAAACCTTCAGACCTAGGCGAATGACTCAATCAATGATCAAGTTTAACTCGAACCCTAGATATTGAAGCTTAAACCCAACTCATATTTTGAATTAGCTGAATATAAAATTCAAGTTTATTCCAAATCCTCTCAAATATCAATTTTAAGTTCATACGGATAGTTGAGATAAGTTTAATGGGGATTGTTTTCCAACATTGACAAATCCTAATTTCACAATGCAAATTCCACCCAGCAACAATCATTACATGTTGAAGTTTGAAAGGATGAAACAAATGCTATATTACTTGAACTTTAATTAAGCACCGTATACAGGTATATCCAAAAGATTTTCATGTATTGGAGGAATAGACATAAGTACTCGAACATGGAAGCAACATAAGGTGCAATGAGTAGATAAAAAAAAGCCCTCATGCCAGAAAACTAATGAGTGGATGTCCCCATGACATCCCATCAAAAGGGGAATAGAAGGGTGACACTTGAACATGATGAATGCCAGTTTCTCATTATCAGTTAACATCttcatgaaattaaggcattcaAGTACGGGGtaatgatgatatatatatataaagttcagGAATGCTTAAAACCAACAATGCTATTCATTTTGCATGCTTCCACTACATCGGTAGCTACTTTCATATTGGGACACCATATAAATTGATTGCATTAAACTAGCAAGGAACTACAAAGAAACATATATGGATTTATATTTAATACGTTAACGGTATATATTTCTATGCACTATTAGTGAGATAGGCGTATAGAATTATAGATTGTAAGTGCATCAAATATTTAACCCTTCATATacgaatatatttttttataaattaatccaATTATATATactgaaaaagtaaaaatttcccATACCTTCAAAAGTGGATACATTAATCAACTTCAAGCTTTGATTACAGGGAAAGCCTTTCCATGCGTAACTGAGATATTAACATCTTGTTGAACTACGAGGGTCAAGAAAAATACTCTACAAATCTCTACATGTATTTGTAATATTCGAACTTCGTAATTAATCAATGTACGAATTTCCATATTTCATCTGCCATTCCATGCAGTCCTCGAAATCGAAACTGCTTGCACAATCCAACAATGCATTTTGCTGCTGCTCGTAACGGCATATGTATTCAACCCAACAAGAAGCTCACAGATAGCTGCTTCGGTCTTTTCCCTATCTGCAAAATATAATGTTTGGAGGAGAAGAACGTTCGTCCGAGTAACAATTTGTTGCTGCTCGAAATTCCGCTCGCTTTGCCATCGGATCATGTTATGTGCCATTGGGGCAAGCCAATGTATATCCCGT encodes:
- the LOC107944988 gene encoding AT-hook motif nuclear-localized protein 20; its protein translation is MANPWWVNQVSLQGMDPAGNSPGLDKRDLEISMNDMGKSRNNVGGDEEDDDRDTGDEPKEGAVEIGNRRPRGRPPGSKNKPKPPIFVTRDSPNALRSHVMEVASGSDVAESIAQFARRRQRGVCVLSGSGSVANVTLRQPAAPGAVVALQGRFEILSLTGAFLPGPAPPGSTGLTVYLAGGQGQVVGGSVVGSLVAAGPVMVIAATFANATYERLPVVEDEEETVSGGGGGHGDQIHGGATNSPPTIRSGGSGPQSGLLDPSSLPIYNLPPNLVSNGGTQLGHETYGWVHGRQPY